From the Candidatus Binataceae bacterium genome, the window GGCAATCCTTGATAATCGGGACGATCAGCCCTTCTTCTACGGCGACTGCGACTCCGATGTTGACGGAGGGATGAATCTTGATCGACCCTTCGCTGAAGCTGCTGTTGATATGCGGATGACGCGTCAGCGCCAGCGCACAGGCCTTGATCACGATGTCGTTGTAGGTGATCGACTGGTCGAACAGCTTGGTTGATTCCAATGACTTCTTGAGCCGCACCGCTTCTTCCATATCCACTTCCACGGTTACGTAGTAGTGGGGAATCTCCTGCTTGGAAGCGGTCAGCCGCTGCGCAATCGCGCGGCGCATCCGGCTGTTGGCCTGATAGGTCCCCGGCACGCGCTCGAAGGTCGGTATTCCGGGCGCCACATTGCGCGCGGCCTCGCGCATTACCACCGCTTGCTCCGCGCCGGCGCCGCCCGCGCCCGCCGGTATCGCGCTATCAGCCGCGGCGGCGGTCTCACCCGCGCCCTTGGCGCGCGCGGTCGCCGCCCGCGCCCGCACGACGCTATCAACGTCACGTTTGGTGATCCGACCTTCCACCCCGCTACCGCGGATCGAGCTTAAGTCGATCCCCGCCTCTTCCGCCGCCCGGCGCGCAAGCGGAGTTACTCGAATACGCCCCGGATTGTTGTCAGCCCAGATGGCGCGCGGCTCGCGCGCCACCGGCATGGGCGTCGCTTCCGCCGCCGGCGCCGGAGCTTCTACCATGATGGGCGCGTCGGAGCGCTGCTCGTCGGTGGCGCTCAAAAACGATTCCGGATCGGTTGCCTCGACCTCGGGTGTCTCGGTCGATGCCGTCCGCGTGCCACGCGCCTCGCCGGCATTGGAATGGGCAAGAGTCAAACGCGGGCTGCTCCCGATTGCGCGGGGTTTATCTTTGGCCTGAGCACTTGGCGTAATGGGCTGCCTTTCCTCGACCACTTCGACAACTTCGGGCTCTTGCGCTGGCGGCGCCTGTGAAGCCGCGGTGGGGGAAG encodes:
- a CDS encoding dihydrolipoamide acetyltransferase family protein, with the translated sequence KILHWLKRPGDQVRPGEPLAEVETDKADMVLEAFEAGVLQELRLAEGQSAPVGAVIALLGAPGEAQAPSPTAASQAPPAQEPEVVEVVEERQPITPSAQAKDKPRAIGSSPRLTLAHSNAGEARGTRTASTETPEVEATDPESFLSATDEQRSDAPIMVEAPAPAAEATPMPVAREPRAIWADNNPGRIRVTPLARRAAEEAGIDLSSIRGSGVEGRITKRDVDSVVRARAATARAKGAGETAAAADSAIPAGAGGAGAEQAVVMREAARNVAPGIPTFERVPGTYQANSRMRRAIAQRLTASKQEIPHYYVTVEVDMEEAVRLKKSLESTKLFDQSITYNDIVIKACALALTRHPHINSSFSEGSIKIHPSVNIGVAVAVEEGLIVPIIKDCQRLSLPEIARLAHGLAAKAQQGGFTAEDLSGGTFTISNMGMLGIEHFVAVINPPQAAILAVAAIKERPVLRNGQVVVGTTMMMTLSCDHRIIDGVVAGRFLLEVKRFLENPPSLLM